From Zhongshania aliphaticivorans, one genomic window encodes:
- a CDS encoding response regulator, whose protein sequence is MIEALKIIITTFKMRFLSFVLLLFVVLTVLMIPVSDRNVRIKEERQLENHLRNAVDERSKAFMASIERLKRDTLFLAGTPPIQGIIRAKNNGGIDPQVNNATEVWEQRLQEIFSAYLEIQPGVQQVRYIGVADQGRELVRVDRKGQKIAVIGAAQLQQKADRDYFFESLNRALGEVYVSKIDLNREFGEIEIPHIPTLRLATPVFDKAGSAFGVLVINVNLLDIFATIGADFSSDENVYLVNSDGDFLMHPEAGRAFGFELGAPFRWQDEFDRTFSSKENKLYRVSDGALFYIAARENYYDGDHSLGVAVLAPESVVDQTVAAARTYNLIILVSLLFITLVFLYLMAINIRRREEPARQNSSMAAIVEGSNDAIVSETVDGVIHSWNDAAQRMFGYATEQVVGKTMNSLVVPEDLEDEAVMLRKRVFNGETIPNFETRRRDQDGDVIYVSITVSPVKDANGRIFAAANIIRDISDMKAAQAQLVEMNHRLEEQVAARTSELEASGVLQDAILANAGYAIFANKPDGTITLFNPAAEAMLGYSASEMVNKRTMQVMFIKEEIEAELKRLAQLDHKTLVDSNGKLITQDVNYEKEWTFIRKDGTRIPVLLKSNTLYDKENKVSGYIGIARDLTLQKQQQAELMKAKAMAEEASKTKGEFLANMSHEIRTPMNAVLGMLNLLKYTDMTNRQLDYVSKASGAAEALLGIINDILDFSKIEAGKLLLEKRPFSIDEILKDIAVILSMNISDKNVEILFNIDPAVPKTVLGDSLRIKQILINLAGNAVKFTEQGEVMLSVFVQHERSNSMVLGFKVSDTGIGMSADQQKRVFESFTQAEAATTRRFGGTGLGLVICQRLIRLMGGELEVESEEGKGSTFSFSLIIEPVEDGALREPARRALPVEYENLRLLVLDDNAHAREIIAGICQNLGWEVEEAESGNIGLELIKRSLLEAKPYDIVFIDWMMPGLDGWQTASAIQALCADTLTPRLVMVTGHAKEVFEQQEDAISTALDGFLMKPVTASDIYNTIIEALADKSAEYKTGIQQSKATNDGLVGMRILLVEDNITNQQVARELLAIEGAEIVVADNGQIALDSIRHAKLPFDAVLMDIQMPVMDGYTATREIRETLKLNYLPIVAMTANAMPADRAACLAAGMNDHIGKPFDLAELVTVLQTVCGRAKSNPQVDAVSKSEGRGDLPEAPVGFAFKEALLRLGNNRELYASQARMFASRHRDDLGKVLLLIQKGNRPGAVRELHTLRGVAGTLGAQALASRLSELEMAAKGLVEVPVIETLLNATEVHLEEACEVMLKLADSLAAPSRDVTPPPLIDEEINAKLDEFGRLLKDSNMSALDSFESLRAIFAVDSEPAIKVREAMASLDFAAALEALNMMRDN, encoded by the coding sequence GTGATTGAAGCGCTGAAGATAATTATCACCACGTTCAAGATGAGGTTCCTGTCTTTTGTCTTGTTGCTCTTTGTTGTTCTTACCGTATTAATGATCCCAGTGTCTGACCGTAACGTTCGCATAAAGGAAGAGCGCCAACTAGAAAATCATTTGCGCAATGCTGTCGACGAACGCAGCAAAGCGTTTATGGCAAGTATTGAACGTTTGAAAAGGGATACCTTATTCCTCGCAGGGACACCGCCGATACAAGGTATTATTAGGGCGAAAAACAATGGCGGAATTGATCCTCAGGTAAATAATGCTACGGAAGTCTGGGAACAGCGCTTGCAAGAAATTTTCTCCGCTTATTTGGAGATTCAGCCCGGCGTCCAGCAAGTTCGCTATATTGGTGTTGCCGATCAAGGGCGTGAATTGGTTCGTGTCGATAGAAAAGGGCAGAAGATAGCGGTGATTGGCGCTGCGCAATTACAACAAAAAGCTGACCGCGATTATTTCTTTGAATCACTTAACAGAGCGCTTGGCGAAGTTTACGTATCAAAAATTGATCTTAATCGTGAATTCGGTGAAATAGAAATTCCTCATATCCCAACCTTAAGACTTGCTACTCCTGTTTTCGACAAAGCCGGTAGTGCTTTTGGAGTGCTCGTCATAAATGTAAATTTGCTCGATATTTTTGCAACGATAGGTGCAGATTTTTCGTCAGACGAGAATGTGTATCTTGTTAACTCTGACGGCGATTTCCTTATGCACCCGGAGGCTGGTCGCGCTTTTGGCTTTGAATTGGGTGCACCGTTTCGCTGGCAGGATGAGTTTGATAGAACGTTCAGTAGCAAAGAAAATAAATTATATCGAGTAAGTGATGGCGCGCTATTTTATATCGCGGCCCGTGAAAATTATTATGATGGCGATCACTCCTTGGGCGTGGCGGTTTTAGCACCCGAAAGTGTCGTAGATCAAACAGTGGCTGCGGCGCGAACATATAATCTTATTATATTGGTTAGCTTATTGTTTATTACCTTGGTGTTTTTGTACCTCATGGCAATAAATATCAGGCGCCGAGAAGAACCTGCGCGACAGAACTCGTCAATGGCTGCCATTGTTGAGGGGTCTAATGACGCCATTGTGAGTGAGACGGTTGACGGTGTTATTCATAGTTGGAACGATGCCGCTCAGCGGATGTTTGGCTACGCAACGGAACAAGTTGTCGGTAAGACGATGAACAGCTTGGTCGTACCTGAAGACTTGGAAGACGAAGCGGTCATGCTTCGGAAAAGAGTTTTCAATGGTGAAACGATTCCCAATTTTGAGACTCGTCGTCGTGATCAGGATGGTGATGTTATTTATGTGTCGATAACCGTTTCTCCCGTTAAGGACGCTAACGGAAGAATATTTGCCGCCGCTAATATTATTCGGGATATTAGTGATATGAAGGCGGCGCAAGCACAATTAGTTGAAATGAATCATCGATTAGAAGAGCAAGTTGCCGCACGGACAAGTGAGCTCGAAGCGTCTGGCGTGTTACAGGATGCTATTTTAGCAAACGCAGGCTACGCGATTTTTGCAAACAAACCTGATGGCACTATAACGCTTTTTAATCCAGCGGCAGAAGCGATGCTTGGTTATAGCGCCAGTGAAATGGTAAATAAGCGGACCATGCAGGTAATGTTTATTAAAGAAGAAATAGAAGCTGAATTAAAAAGATTGGCGCAGTTAGATCATAAAACGTTGGTAGATAGTAATGGCAAGCTTATTACTCAAGATGTGAATTATGAAAAGGAATGGACGTTTATTCGCAAAGATGGAACGCGAATACCTGTATTGCTGAAAAGCAACACTTTGTACGATAAGGAAAATAAGGTAAGCGGCTATATAGGTATTGCTCGAGACCTTACCTTGCAGAAGCAACAACAAGCTGAGCTGATGAAAGCAAAGGCAATGGCTGAAGAGGCGAGTAAGACCAAGGGTGAGTTTTTAGCGAATATGAGTCATGAAATTCGCACCCCAATGAATGCTGTGTTGGGAATGCTGAATTTATTAAAATATACCGACATGACCAATCGTCAGTTAGATTATGTCTCAAAGGCCAGCGGTGCTGCCGAAGCGCTATTGGGCATCATTAACGACATTCTTGATTTTTCTAAAATAGAAGCTGGGAAACTATTACTTGAAAAAAGACCGTTTTCTATTGATGAAATATTAAAGGATATCGCTGTTATCCTGAGTATGAATATTAGCGATAAGAATGTTGAAATACTTTTCAATATCGACCCTGCGGTGCCCAAAACCGTGCTGGGTGATTCATTGCGCATAAAGCAAATTCTAATTAACTTGGCGGGAAATGCCGTTAAATTTACCGAGCAAGGTGAGGTAATGCTGTCGGTTTTTGTACAGCATGAACGCAGTAATAGCATGGTGCTGGGGTTTAAAGTCAGCGACACCGGAATCGGTATGTCGGCCGATCAGCAAAAACGGGTTTTTGAATCTTTTACTCAGGCCGAAGCGGCTACGACACGACGGTTTGGCGGAACCGGGCTTGGCCTGGTGATATGTCAGCGATTAATTCGGCTGATGGGGGGCGAATTAGAAGTCGAAAGTGAAGAGGGCAAAGGCAGTACTTTTTCGTTTTCACTTATTATTGAGCCAGTAGAAGATGGTGCGCTGCGCGAGCCGGCGCGGCGGGCACTGCCGGTTGAGTACGAAAATCTGCGTTTACTTGTTCTGGACGATAATGCGCATGCCCGAGAGATTATTGCTGGTATTTGTCAAAATCTTGGTTGGGAAGTCGAAGAGGCGGAAAGCGGCAATATTGGTTTGGAGCTGATTAAGCGGAGTCTCCTTGAAGCTAAGCCCTATGATATTGTTTTTATCGATTGGATGATGCCGGGTTTAGATGGCTGGCAGACCGCAAGTGCTATTCAAGCGCTTTGTGCCGACACCCTAACTCCACGGCTTGTGATGGTAACGGGGCACGCTAAAGAGGTTTTTGAGCAGCAGGAAGACGCCATCAGCACAGCGCTTGATGGTTTCTTGATGAAACCGGTCACCGCCTCGGATATATACAATACAATTATAGAGGCATTAGCAGATAAATCGGCTGAGTATAAAACGGGTATACAGCAATCGAAAGCGACTAATGATGGCCTTGTTGGTATGCGTATACTCTTGGTGGAAGATAATATTACTAATCAGCAGGTCGCGCGAGAGCTGCTCGCAATTGAGGGTGCTGAGATAGTCGTGGCTGATAATGGTCAAATTGCCTTGGACAGTATTCGGCATGCGAAGCTGCCATTTGATGCGGTATTAATGGATATTCAGATGCCGGTGATGGACGGCTATACGGCGACACGGGAGATTCGCGAAACCTTAAAATTGAACTATTTACCCATAGTCGCAATGACCGCTAATGCGATGCCTGCGGATCGCGCCGCCTGCTTAGCGGCGGGAATGAATGATCATATTGGTAAACCCTTTGATTTGGCTGAGCTAGTCACGGTATTGCAAACCGTCTGCGGTCGCGCTAAGTCAAATCCGCAGGTTGACGCAGTAAGTAAAAGTGAAGGCCGGGGAGACCTTCCGGAAGCCCCCGTTGGTTTTGCATTTAAAGAGGCCTTGTTGCGTTTAGGTAATAATCGGGAGTTGTATGCAAGTCAGGCGCGGATGTTTGCGAGTCGACACCGTGATGATCTTGGCAAAGTTCTTTTATTAATTCAAAAGGGTAATAGACCTGGCGCTGTTCGAGAGCTACACACTTTGCGCGGTGTGGCGGGAACATTGGGTGCGCAGGCGTTAGCGAGCCGACTCTCCGAGCTTGAAATGGCAGCGAAAGGCCTCGTTGAAGTTCCGGTTATTGAGACCCTGCTAAACGCTACCGAAGTGCATCTCGAAGAAGCTTGTGAGGTCATGCTTAAACTTGCGGACTCGTTGGCGGCGCCGTCACGGGATGTGACGCCTCCACCTTTAATCGATGAGGAAATAAACGCCAAGCTTGATGAGTTTGGGCGCCTTCTTAAAGACAGTAATATGAGTGCTTTAGACAGTTTTGAAAGTTTACGTGCTATATTTGCAGTCGATAGCGAACCAGCGATTAAGGTGCGGGAAGCCATGGCGAGTCTTGATTTTGCCGCAGCGCTAGAGGCTTTAAATATGATGAGGGATAACTGA